CGGCCGTCGTGTATCAGCTGCGCCACGAAGTCGCCGGCCAGCGTGTAGATCTTGATGGTGCTGACGCCCGCCGGCAGATGCATGAAGTCGACGTGGCGCGGCAGCGGATCGCCGAACACCGCCGGCCGATCCCAGCCCGCCCGAGCCTTGTAGGGATTCGGCACCACTGTCACCTTCCCCGACTTCGGCGTCGCCGCGGTGTGCGGCGTCACGCGCTGATCGAAGCTCGCGATCAGCGGGGTCTCGAGGCGGATGTTCTGAGTGACGCCCGGGCTGACCTGAACGCGCTCGTCGAGGATGGTCGTCACCGCATAGATGTAGTCGAACCCGTTCAGCACTTCGTGATCCGCGTATCGGTAGCGGCCGATCGGATAATGCTTCTGCTCGTAGAGGATCCGGTCGTAAGCGACGGTGGTGTCGGTCACGGTTGCGAGCGGCACCTGGAGCGCTCCGGTCTCGTTGCTGAAGGTGGCAAGCAGCTCCCAATCCTGGCGCGGAGGCATCAGCGACTCGCGGCCCTTCCAGCTCGCAAGCTTGTAGAGCCGGTACCCCACGAAGCCAGTTCCGGTCGAGCCGAACTTGCCGCCACCCACGAGCACCTCGGGCCAGTTGTCCCAGCCCACCTCGACGTCGCGGTCGCCGGAGGTCTCGCTCGCAAACGGCGCCGGGGGCATGTTGGCGGGATCCTGCCAGCGGACGATGGTCTCCTGGCCGTTGTTGCCGGTGCACGAGTTGCAATCCGCGTCGGTCCAGATGCAGTGGCCGGGTGTGTAGAGCACGGGCTGCTCGGTGAGCGCGGGATCGACCGGAAACTTCTCGGGACAGTCGGGCTCGGCGTAGAACGTGACGCCCGGCGGCGGCTCGAGGCAGACCTCGTGACCCGCCACGCCGGTCTTCGCCACCGTGAACTCGGCGCTGTCGGGATGCGCGGTCTCGTTGGGAAGCAGATCGAGGCGCGAGCCGTCGTGCATCAACGCCAGATTGGGGAGCACCGCGTCGAGGCTTTCGGGGGCCGCGGCCGCCACCAGCGCCACCATGAAGTCGAGGGACTTGCCGGGCTCGAGCCGTGGAAACGGCCCGCACGAGACCAGCACCTGCCAGTCGCCCATCTGATCGGTGGGCGCGTTCGGGTACTGGCCCTCCAACGCAAGATAGCGGCCGGCGTCGAGAGCCGGAGGCCCGCCGGCGCCGGGAATCGCCTCCGACAGAAACACCGAGGTGAAGAACTGCCGGGTCACCGGCGCCACCGCAGCGCTCGGGACGAAGCGCCCGATCGGATCCAACGTGTGCTCGAGCGGCACCAGCGCGATCACCGGGAGATTCGAGCCGGGAATCCCGTCCTCCACCACCGGCACCTGGCCGTTGAGGCGCGTGAAGCATTGAGTCGGCGGGCAGGGCCCCCGCCCACTGCAGGGAATCACCCCATTGACCGTGACCTTGGCGAGGCCATCGAAGCGTGAAGCCGAATAAGTGCGAAAGTCGATGCGATCGTTGCGGTGGCCGTTGGGGTCGGAACGCAGCCGTGAATCGAGGTCGGCAAAGAAGCCCATGTAGACGCCGCGGATCGTCGAGGTGGTGTGGTTGGTGATGTGGAAGCTGATGCCGCAGATCCCGTCGTAGCCCGGCACGCCCCAGGCGTAGGTCTCCTGGTGAACGCTGAGCCCCAAGGGGTGATGCGATTCGCCGGTGGAATATCCGTAGTTCACGGCCTCGGGGCGATCGTCGACGTAGTCGGCCGCCGACATCTGATCGCCGATCATGGCGATGTCCTCGTCGATCTCGCCGTCCCCGTCGTCGTCTTTCCCGTTCAGGATCTCCTCGTCGATCTTGCCGTCGCCGTCGTCGTCCACCAGCCGCTGCGAACCCGGACGGCCCTTGTAGACCATGCGCACGTGGTCGTCGGGGTCGAGCGTCGGCCGCCATTCGAGCAGCGGGCCACCTGAAACGTGCGGCTGGCCGTCGCTGTCGAGCGCCCCGACCCACAGCTCGGCGTGGTTCAGCAGCTCGATGCCCGAGTCGGCCGGGTACTCGAAGGACGGGTCGCTCGAGCGGCCGACGTTGTAGAAGGCGTTGCCGATGATCCCGGCGTTGGTCACGCGCATCCGGAAGTTGCCGGCATTCATCACCGGGCCGCGATCCTCGACGTCGAGCACCGCATGGGCGGCCGAAATCCACAGCGAAACGCCGAGGAGGCTCGACAGCGCGTTGGAAATGAGGGGGATGAGTGGACGCCGCAGAGTCCGCGGGGAGGTACGGGGCAATGGGTCTCCTGTCGGCCGGGCAGCAGAGTTTGCACGATCCTACCGCACGGTGCGACGAATCCCGTGTCAACATTCCATTCTTCGCCCGCCGGGGCTAAGATTCGGAGCGGTCCGATGCCTCGCGCGTCGCCATCCACGGCACCGCCGGCAGGGCCTCGCCGGACCGCGCGAGCGCTCGGGACCAAGGGAGGGGTCGGGGATGGAACTGAATTTTCCCGAGTGCGTGAAATGTGACAAAGGTGTGCTGCTGCCGTTGTCGGATTACGGTCGGGATGGAGCACCCATCACCTACAAGGCCTGGGTTTGCAACAATCCGGCCTGCGGATTCAATCTGCGCATCGACAATGGCGAAATCAGCCTCGGCCGGGCCATCATGCCCTCGGGCAAATAGCGTCGCGGACCGCCGCGGCGCCCGCCTCCGGGCGGTCTCCGCCAGGCGACTCGAACTCGGGACCCACCGGAAGCGCACTGCTTGATCAAAGCGATCGTCTTCGATCTCGACAACACGCTCACCGATTTCATGAAAATGAAGTCGGACGCGGTCACGGCCGCCATTTCGGGAATGATCGATGCCGGTCTCAAGCTGCCGCACGAGGACGTTCGGGCGCGGATCGACGCGATCTACCAGGAGCAGGGCCTCGAGTACCAGCGCGTGTTCGACCAGCTGCTCGAGAGCGAGTTGGGCCGCATCGATCCCAAGATCCTGGCGTCGGGCATCGTCGCCTACCGTCGCGCGCGCGAGTCCGCGCTGGTGCTCTATCCGCACGTGCAGATGACGCTGCTCGAGCTGACCAAGCGCGGCATTCGCCTGGGCGTGGTGTCGGACGCGCCGCAGGCGCAGGTGTGGCTGCGGTTGTGCTCGCTGTCGCTCCAGCACGTGTTCGACGCGGTCGTCACCTTCGACGACACCGGCCAGCGCAAGCCCGGCCCCGCTCCGTTTCGTGAGATCCTGCGCCGGCTCGGGGCCGAGCCGGGAGAATCGCTAATGGTGGGAGATTGGGCCGAGCGTGACGTCGTGGGCGCGAAGAGTCTCGGCATGGCGACGGTATTCGCTCGCTACGGCGACACCTTCGACACGCAGGTTTCGGGAGCCGACTACGACATTCAGGACATCTGGGAGCTGGTCGCGATCGTGGACCGGCTGAATTCGAAGGAACCGGCCGCGCGCTGAGCGCCGGCCGCGCGCATTCATCGGTCGAATGGAGGACGCATGAGCGAGGGCAAGGTGAAGGCTTCGAAGGTGAAGGTCCACCAGCCGCCCGAGGGCACCGGCGGACTCGACGGGCATTTCCACGTCTATGTCTACGACGTCTTCAACAACAACTTCCACGCCGGCAGGAGCGTGGACACTGTCGAGAAGGCCGCCTCGTTCCAGCGCCACGAGCAGGAGCGGATCTACGCCGAGCAGGAGGCCGAGCCCGAGCTGTTCGATCTGCCCTTCATCTCGGCCGATCCGGAACTGCTCGCGCGCATCGAACGCGACGCCGAGTACCGCGAACGGCTGGTGCGCGAGCTGAAGATCGAGGCGCGCCAGCGCGGGCGCCGTCGCTGATCTCGACGCGTGACGTGGTTGCTGGCCATCATGGCGCTGGCCGCTTCGCCGAGCGCCGATAGCGCGCGGACCGTGGTGACGCCGGCGGCCGACAGCGCTCGCGCTGTGACCGGCGCGGCGCCCCCAAGCGCACCGGCCGACACCTCTGCGCGCGTGCCGGGCTCGGCGTTCCGCCTCGGCTGGACCGGCGAGCGGGCCTCGACGCTGGGCGCGTTCCCCGTCGTCACCAGCTCGCCCGACAGCGTCGTGCGCCGCGGCGACTGCCGCTGGTTCGGCGCCGAGGCGACCGCGAGGCTGACGCTGCGCGAAGGCCGGCTAACGCGCGTGGAGCTGACGCTCGAGAAGCCCGCGCCTCACGTCACCAGCTACGTACTCGACGAGATGCGCCGCGAGGGCTACCACCGCCTGTCGTCGAGCGACGAGGGCAAGAGCCAGAAGAGCGAGTGGCTGGGGCGCACGCGCGCCTCGCTGGCGATCTCCGACGCGAGCCTGGTCGGCAACTTCGGTACGATCGTGCGCGACACCGGCATCCTTGCGGTCGCAAAGCCCGCCGCAGGCGACACGCTCGATTTCACGCAGCCATCGATCGCCACCGACACGCTGCCGCCGCCGAGGTTCGCCTTTCGCCCGCCCAATCCCGAGCGGCCGGCGGCTGCGGTCCAGGCCGGCGTGTTCGGGCGAGTGATGATGGAAGCGCTGGTCGATCCGACCGGCGCGATCGCGGCGCTGAAAATCACGCGCGGCATCGCCGAGCTCGACGATGCCGCCCTCGGCTGGGCATGGCAGGTCCACTACGTGCCCTACTTTTCCCATGGCCGCGCGACCTGGTTCCGGATCGCGATCTCGGTGCCGTTCGCGGCCCAGCGCCCGGGCGCGGGAGCCCGCTAGCGTGCTGCTCGTCACCGCCGAGGAGATGCGCGAGCTCGATCGCCGTACGATCGAAAGCGGAGTCGCGGGACTCGAGCTGATGGAGCGCGCCGGCGCCGGCGTGGTCGAAGCGATGGCGC
This genomic stretch from Candidatus Sulfotelmatobacter sp. harbors:
- a CDS encoding HAD-IA family hydrolase, with translation MIKAIVFDLDNTLTDFMKMKSDAVTAAISGMIDAGLKLPHEDVRARIDAIYQEQGLEYQRVFDQLLESELGRIDPKILASGIVAYRRARESALVLYPHVQMTLLELTKRGIRLGVVSDAPQAQVWLRLCSLSLQHVFDAVVTFDDTGQRKPGPAPFREILRRLGAEPGESLMVGDWAERDVVGAKSLGMATVFARYGDTFDTQVSGADYDIQDIWELVAIVDRLNSKEPAAR
- a CDS encoding energy transducer TonB; translated protein: MTWLLAIMALAASPSADSARTVVTPAADSARAVTGAAPPSAPADTSARVPGSAFRLGWTGERASTLGAFPVVTSSPDSVVRRGDCRWFGAEATARLTLREGRLTRVELTLEKPAPHVTSYVLDEMRREGYHRLSSSDEGKSQKSEWLGRTRASLAISDASLVGNFGTIVRDTGILAVAKPAAGDTLDFTQPSIATDTLPPPRFAFRPPNPERPAAAVQAGVFGRVMMEALVDPTGAIAALKITRGIAELDDAALGWAWQVHYVPYFSHGRATWFRIAISVPFAAQRPGAGAR